A genomic window from Tolypothrix sp. PCC 7910 includes:
- a CDS encoding GAF domain-containing protein gives MTLNSTSTKNEILLSSTELQEQLEQQKALANVIVRIRESLDLETIFQTTVTAVLQLLNADRVAVFQFNHQIEWEGEFVCEAIAPGWDSVIGTKVHGNCFGEKFATQYQKGQVQAVADIYDAGLSNCYVEIFSQFQVRANLVVPLLQEQEVWGLLCIHQCSEVRNWKESEIEFIYQIANHLTVAIQQAKHLHEAQLQAAKLAQAAQRDQVIAQIVDKIRSPLDIESIFAMTTLEIRQLLQADRVAIFRFNADWSGKFVAESFAEGWIPLVGVETAIADTYLQKNQGGRYINNETFTINDIYQAELSDCHVALLEQFQAKAFATAPILQGDKLWGVIGAYQNSSPRKWQSYEIESLTKISRQIGLALQHHQLFAQAQYQAEQQKTLTSVITRIRESLDLDVIFQTTVTQVRQMLQADRVAVFCFDPQKDSQGEFISEDIAPNWESIIATTTPENSFGEQFTAYYQQGKVKAIADIFTEGLSESHLAILSKFQVRAQLVVPLLKRGTLWGLLCVHQCRNPRNWQASEIEFVSQIGENLGVALQHNELLLEARYQTEQQKTLTGVIARIRESLDLEKIFQTSVSEVRQLLKASRVGVFRFDPLSDWAGEFIYEDVAPDFTSAIKEQVYDHCFSEQFAPLYAQGRVNTVADIYQDKFQDCYIKILERFQVRANMVAPLLKQGELWGLLCIHQCDTPRNWQTSEIEFVSQIAEQLGVALKQDSYLKQFQLQAVQLAEAKEREKAMERQKLLAATIDKIRQSLDIQTIFKTTTQAVLELLEVERIAIYRFNSDWSGKFVADSFKDGWKPMTQAQPMIIENFASTDDDNELPRNETFVPIRQGEKLWGLLVAYQNSQPRYWKDEEINLLAQVGVQLGIALQQGELLEQTKRQTLELTQALQELKQTQSRLIQGEKMAGLGQLIAGVAHEINNPVTFISGNLVHLNEYTDELLKVVNLYWQHDSLFPEIQKQINRKELEFIIKDLPKTIDSMKIGTDRIDQIVLSLRNFSRTDEGELKLVDIHEGLDSTLLILGHRFKNHKERPPISIVKEYGILPFVECYPAQINQVLMNLLSNSVDALEEKFKAINKTYLHSSIQTPNTPLNIWISTQTLNSHIVIKIADNGLGIPEEVRTRIFEPFFTTKEVGKGTGLGLSISYQIVVEKHHGQIRCSSQPGQGTEFVIEIPIKH, from the coding sequence ATGACACTTAATTCAACTTCCACGAAAAATGAAATTCTATTGTCAAGTACGGAACTGCAAGAACAACTAGAGCAACAAAAAGCCTTAGCTAATGTCATCGTGCGGATTCGGGAGTCACTTGACTTAGAAACAATTTTTCAAACTACTGTGACAGCAGTACTGCAATTACTGAATGCAGACCGTGTAGCAGTATTCCAGTTTAATCATCAAATAGAGTGGGAAGGTGAATTTGTTTGTGAAGCGATCGCACCTGGCTGGGACTCGGTAATAGGAACTAAAGTGCATGGCAACTGTTTTGGAGAAAAATTTGCTACTCAGTATCAAAAAGGACAGGTACAAGCAGTTGCTGATATTTATGACGCAGGACTCAGTAATTGCTATGTAGAAATCTTCAGTCAATTTCAGGTACGCGCTAACTTGGTTGTGCCTTTATTACAGGAGCAAGAAGTGTGGGGCTTGCTTTGCATTCATCAGTGCAGTGAGGTGCGTAACTGGAAAGAATCGGAAATTGAATTTATCTATCAAATTGCTAATCATTTAACTGTTGCGATTCAACAAGCCAAACATTTACATGAAGCACAATTACAAGCTGCAAAATTAGCGCAAGCAGCCCAACGCGATCAAGTAATTGCTCAGATTGTCGATAAAATTCGTTCGCCGTTGGATATCGAAAGCATCTTTGCAATGACAACACTAGAAATCCGCCAGTTGCTGCAAGCCGACAGAGTGGCAATCTTTCGTTTCAATGCCGATTGGAGTGGTAAATTTGTGGCGGAATCATTTGCGGAAGGCTGGATACCTTTGGTGGGTGTAGAAACTGCGATCGCGGATACTTATTTACAGAAAAATCAAGGGGGACGCTACATTAACAACGAAACATTTACTATTAATGATATTTATCAAGCAGAATTATCCGACTGTCACGTTGCGTTATTAGAACAATTTCAAGCAAAAGCTTTTGCAACAGCTCCCATTCTCCAAGGAGATAAACTATGGGGAGTTATTGGCGCTTATCAAAATTCCTCACCAAGAAAGTGGCAATCTTATGAAATCGAATCGCTAACCAAAATCAGCAGACAAATCGGTTTAGCTTTGCAACACCATCAGTTATTTGCCCAAGCTCAATACCAAGCAGAGCAGCAAAAAACATTAACCAGTGTGATTACTCGCATTCGCGAATCTTTGGATTTAGATGTCATCTTCCAAACTACAGTTACACAAGTGCGGCAAATGCTACAAGCTGACAGAGTAGCAGTCTTTTGTTTCGATCCGCAAAAAGATTCCCAAGGAGAATTTATTTCTGAGGATATTGCACCGAACTGGGAATCAATAATTGCTACCACAACCCCAGAAAATTCCTTTGGAGAACAGTTTACGGCTTACTATCAACAAGGAAAAGTAAAAGCGATCGCGGATATTTTCACTGAGGGATTAAGTGAATCTCATCTAGCAATTCTCAGCAAATTTCAGGTGCGCGCTCAACTGGTAGTGCCTTTACTGAAACGAGGCACTCTATGGGGCTTACTATGTGTACATCAATGTCGTAATCCCCGCAATTGGCAAGCTTCAGAAATTGAATTTGTCAGCCAAATTGGGGAAAATTTAGGAGTCGCTTTACAACATAACGAACTTTTATTAGAAGCAAGATACCAAACAGAACAGCAAAAAACATTAACTGGTGTAATTGCCAGAATTCGTGAATCTTTAGATTTAGAAAAAATCTTTCAAACTTCTGTGAGCGAAGTGCGACAACTGTTGAAAGCTAGCCGAGTTGGTGTTTTCCGCTTCGATCCTTTATCAGATTGGGCAGGAGAATTTATCTACGAAGATGTAGCTCCCGATTTCACTTCCGCAATCAAAGAACAAGTTTACGATCATTGTTTTAGCGAACAATTTGCCCCTCTTTACGCCCAAGGTCGAGTGAATACAGTTGCAGATATTTATCAAGATAAATTTCAAGACTGCTATATCAAAATCTTAGAAAGATTCCAAGTGCGCGCCAATATGGTTGCGCCTCTATTGAAGCAAGGCGAACTCTGGGGATTACTTTGCATTCATCAATGTGACACACCTCGCAATTGGCAAACTTCAGAAATTGAATTTGTGAGCCAAATAGCCGAACAATTAGGAGTGGCTTTAAAACAGGATTCTTACTTAAAGCAGTTTCAACTGCAAGCTGTGCAGTTAGCAGAAGCTAAAGAACGAGAAAAAGCAATGGAAAGACAAAAACTGCTAGCTGCGACTATTGATAAAATCCGCCAATCCCTCGATATTCAAACAATTTTTAAAACTACTACTCAAGCAGTTCTAGAATTACTAGAAGTTGAGCGGATTGCTATCTACCGCTTTAACTCAGATTGGAGCGGTAAATTTGTAGCCGATTCTTTCAAGGATGGTTGGAAACCGATGACACAAGCCCAACCAATGATCATCGAAAACTTTGCCAGTACTGATGACGATAATGAACTTCCTCGTAACGAAACTTTTGTTCCGATTCGTCAAGGAGAAAAATTATGGGGATTATTAGTTGCTTATCAAAATTCCCAACCCCGCTATTGGAAAGATGAAGAAATTAATTTATTGGCGCAAGTAGGCGTGCAATTAGGGATTGCACTTCAACAAGGAGAATTACTAGAGCAAACCAAACGTCAAACCTTAGAATTGACTCAAGCTCTACAAGAATTAAAACAAACTCAATCGCGTTTAATTCAAGGCGAAAAAATGGCTGGTTTAGGGCAACTAATTGCTGGAGTTGCTCATGAAATCAACAATCCTGTAACTTTTATTTCTGGCAACCTTGTACATTTGAATGAATATACTGACGAACTCTTGAAAGTTGTCAATCTTTATTGGCAACATGATTCATTATTTCCAGAAATTCAGAAACAAATTAATCGCAAAGAGTTGGAATTTATCATCAAAGATTTACCCAAAACTATCGATTCAATGAAGATAGGCACCGACAGAATCGACCAGATTGTACTATCACTGCGAAACTTCTCGCGTACAGATGAAGGTGAATTGAAGTTAGTCGATATTCATGAAGGACTAGATAGTACTTTGCTTATCTTAGGACATCGCTTTAAAAATCATAAAGAGCGCCCACCAATTTCCATTGTGAAAGAATATGGTATTTTACCTTTCGTGGAATGCTATCCTGCACAAATCAATCAAGTGCTAATGAATCTTTTGAGTAATAGTGTTGATGCTTTAGAAGAAAAATTTAAAGCTATAAATAAGACTTATTTACATTCATCAATACAAACCCCAAATACTCCTTTAAATATTTGGATTAGTACGCAAACCTTAAATAGCCACATTGTCATTAAAATAGCTGATAATGGCTTAGGCATTCCTGAAGAAGTGAGAACTCGGATTTTTGAACCATTTTTTACCACAAAAGAGGTAGGAAAAGGCACAGGATTAGGGTTATCTATCAGCTATCAAATCGTAGTTGAAAAACATCACGGGCAGATTAGATGTTCTTCCCAACCGGGACAAGGTACAGAATTTGTAATTGAAATTCCCATTAAACACTGA
- a CDS encoding APC family permease: MSLYPQIKQFLLGKSLPTSAHSEERLSNAAALAVLSSDALSSVAYATEEILLVLVAAGSGALGLSLPIAIAIILLLCIVVLSYRQTIRAYPKGGGSYIVARENLGLYPGLVAGGSLMIDYILTVTVSISAGTAALTSAIPALRPFTVSLCLIFIFLLMLANLRGVKESGRIFMIPTYGFIVSIFVLIAIGLFKQVTGQAIAEYPPIPVQEGLSLFFILRAFSAGCTALTGVEAISDGVLAFKEPEWKNARITLLYLGGILGLMFIGITYLSNVYHVVPEEGQTVVSLLGREILGNNAFYYFVQIVTLLVLLLAANTSYADFPRLCYFLARDGFLPRQLALLGDRLVYSNGIILLSLCAGILVIIFKGQVNAVIPLYAVGVFTSFTLSQAGMVRHWFQSREPNWRASAFMNGLGAIATLVVLIVIVSTKFLLGAWLVVVAIPLVVALFSSIHRHYQYVAERLSIQGIAPRSYIPRPKPEVVTHPAVVVVGHLNRGTVEALDYARTIADEIVAVHVDINGSTDREKLQEKWRQLESDIPLEIIDSPYRSVITPIVDFVSQFEERHPDVFTTIVIPAFVTRNWWDSILHNQTTLFLKTALRAKKSRVISTVRYYL, translated from the coding sequence ATGTCCCTCTACCCACAGATAAAACAATTTCTACTCGGTAAATCATTACCAACCAGCGCTCATAGTGAAGAGCGATTGAGTAATGCGGCGGCTTTGGCGGTTCTTTCTTCGGATGCGCTCTCCTCTGTGGCTTATGCAACAGAAGAAATCCTGTTAGTTTTAGTTGCAGCTGGAAGTGGCGCACTTGGTTTATCGCTACCGATTGCGATCGCGATTATTCTCCTGCTGTGCATAGTTGTACTATCTTATCGGCAAACTATTCGCGCTTATCCTAAAGGCGGTGGTTCCTATATTGTTGCTAGAGAAAACTTGGGTCTTTATCCCGGTCTAGTAGCAGGGGGTTCACTGATGATTGACTATATATTGACAGTCACCGTCAGTATATCTGCGGGTACAGCCGCTCTCACCTCAGCCATTCCAGCGCTTAGACCTTTCACTGTCAGTTTGTGCTTAATTTTCATTTTCTTGTTGATGCTGGCAAATCTCCGAGGTGTAAAGGAATCAGGCAGAATATTTATGATTCCTACCTATGGGTTTATTGTGAGTATTTTTGTGCTGATTGCAATTGGCTTGTTCAAGCAAGTTACTGGACAAGCGATCGCAGAATATCCTCCCATTCCTGTACAGGAAGGACTGAGCTTGTTCTTTATTTTGCGAGCATTTTCGGCGGGGTGTACAGCACTCACAGGGGTAGAAGCAATTTCTGATGGTGTTTTAGCATTTAAGGAACCAGAGTGGAAAAACGCTCGCATCACCTTGCTTTATTTGGGTGGTATTCTCGGCTTGATGTTTATTGGTATCACGTATTTATCAAATGTGTACCATGTGGTACCAGAAGAGGGACAAACAGTAGTCTCTCTTTTAGGTAGAGAGATTTTGGGGAATAATGCATTTTATTATTTTGTACAAATTGTCACCTTGCTGGTTTTACTATTAGCGGCGAATACCAGTTATGCAGATTTCCCCAGACTTTGTTACTTTTTGGCACGAGATGGCTTCTTACCCCGACAATTAGCTTTATTGGGCGATCGCTTAGTCTACTCTAACGGGATTATTCTCCTCAGCTTGTGTGCAGGAATTTTAGTAATTATCTTTAAAGGACAAGTTAACGCCGTTATTCCCCTATATGCGGTGGGTGTATTTACTTCCTTTACCCTATCGCAAGCTGGGATGGTGCGTCATTGGTTCCAATCACGGGAACCGAATTGGCGTGCTAGTGCTTTCATGAACGGGTTAGGTGCGATCGCAACATTAGTGGTGCTGATAGTCATTGTCTCCACAAAGTTTCTTTTAGGAGCTTGGTTAGTCGTCGTAGCTATTCCTTTAGTGGTAGCGCTATTTTCTAGCATTCACCGTCACTATCAATACGTAGCCGAACGCCTGAGCATTCAAGGAATCGCACCTCGCAGTTATATTCCTCGCCCAAAACCAGAAGTAGTTACTCACCCAGCTGTAGTTGTGGTAGGACATCTAAATCGCGGGACAGTAGAAGCCTTAGATTATGCACGTACCATTGCTGATGAAATTGTCGCAGTCCATGTAGATATTAACGGTTCTACAGACCGAGAAAAACTGCAAGAAAAATGGCGACAATTAGAGTCTGATATTCCTTTAGAAATTATCGACTCCCCCTACCGTTCTGTAATTACTCCCATTGTCGATTTTGTATCTCAGTTTGAAGAACGCCATCCCGATGTTTTCACGACAATTGTGATTCCTGCTTTTGTCACTCGCAACTGGTGGGATAGCATTTTGCATAACCAAACAACCCTGTTCTTAAAAACCGCTTTAAGAGCTAAAAAAAGTCGCGTTATCTCTACTGTTAGGTATTACCTATAA